Proteins encoded in a region of the Paramagnetospirillum magneticum AMB-1 genome:
- a CDS encoding TIGR01459 family HAD-type hydrolase yields MIPLISGLSAVAGRYDGFVLDLWGVIHDGVVAYPGVAETLTALRAAGKRTIMLSNAPRRATALIEQLTRLGIGRDLYDEVLSSGEAVHLDLERRSDPIFAALGSKLYHLGPERDRNVYESLPYRSVDLESADFVLNTGPVEVTETVADYQAVLDRALARRLPMVCANPDHVVIRQGKRITCAGAIADRYADMGGQVVQRGKPDPAIYEVALAALGIADRTRVCAVGDALHTDVRGARAGGIDAVLVTGGIHADELGIKWGETADPARLAELARHHGETPVAALPKFIW; encoded by the coding sequence GTGATTCCGCTGATTTCCGGCCTGTCGGCCGTCGCCGGCCGCTATGACGGCTTCGTGCTCGACCTGTGGGGCGTCATCCACGACGGCGTCGTCGCCTATCCCGGCGTGGCCGAGACCCTGACCGCCCTGCGGGCGGCGGGCAAGCGCACCATCATGCTGTCGAATGCTCCGCGAAGGGCTACCGCCCTGATCGAGCAGCTGACCCGGCTGGGCATCGGACGCGACCTCTATGACGAGGTACTGTCCTCGGGCGAGGCGGTGCATCTGGACCTGGAGCGCCGCAGCGATCCCATCTTCGCCGCCCTAGGGAGCAAACTCTACCACCTGGGGCCGGAGCGCGACCGCAACGTCTATGAATCCTTGCCTTACCGGTCGGTCGACCTTGAAAGTGCCGATTTCGTCCTCAATACCGGCCCGGTGGAGGTGACGGAAACCGTCGCCGATTACCAGGCGGTGCTGGACCGCGCCCTGGCGCGGCGGCTGCCCATGGTCTGCGCCAATCCCGACCACGTGGTCATCCGCCAGGGCAAGCGCATCACCTGCGCCGGCGCCATCGCCGACCGTTACGCCGACATGGGCGGACAGGTGGTGCAGCGGGGCAAGCCCGACCCAGCCATCTACGAGGTGGCGCTGGCCGCCCTGGGCATCGCCGACCGGACGCGGGTCTGCGCCGTGGGCGACGCCCTGCACACCGACGTCAGGGGCGCCCGGGCCGGAGGCATCGACGCGGTGCTGGTCACCGGCGGCATCCACGCCGACGAGCTGGGCATCAAATGGGGCGAGACCGCCGACCCGGCCCGCCTGGCCGAGCTGGCCCGCCACCACGGCGAGACGCCGGTCGCCGCGCTTCCGAAATTCATCTGGTAA
- a CDS encoding NAD(P)/FAD-dependent oxidoreductase, whose translation MAQHETDAVIVGAGPVGLFAVFQCGMVKVRCHVVDALEAVGGQLSALYPEKPIYDIPGHPSILAADLVERLSEQAAPFAPTYHFGTQVSTLSRLDDGRWLCGLSNGDSIAARAVIICAGGGAFGPNRPPLDGLEQFEGTGVFYLVRKREDFRGKKVVIAGGGDSAVDWAISLSEVAAKVMVVHRRPKFRAAPESEARLKQLAETGAVELVVPYQLHGLEGENGTLSAVVVATLEGETKSLPADVLLPFYGLSSDLGPIAQWNLGMDRNLIAVDPATGATDAPGIYAAGDICTYPGKLKLILSGFAEAARVAHSAHDVVHPGEALHFEHSTTSGVPKG comes from the coding sequence ATGGCCCAGCACGAAACCGATGCGGTAATCGTCGGCGCCGGCCCGGTGGGGCTGTTCGCGGTATTCCAGTGCGGCATGGTCAAGGTGCGCTGCCACGTGGTCGACGCCCTGGAAGCCGTCGGCGGCCAGCTCTCCGCGCTGTACCCGGAAAAGCCCATCTACGATATTCCCGGCCATCCCTCCATCCTGGCGGCCGATCTGGTGGAGCGCCTGTCCGAGCAGGCGGCGCCCTTCGCCCCCACCTATCATTTCGGCACCCAGGTCAGCACGCTTTCTCGCCTGGACGACGGGCGGTGGCTGTGCGGCCTGTCCAACGGCGACAGCATCGCGGCCCGCGCCGTGATCATCTGCGCCGGCGGCGGCGCCTTCGGCCCCAACCGCCCGCCCCTGGATGGGCTGGAGCAGTTCGAGGGCACCGGCGTGTTCTACCTGGTGCGCAAGCGCGAGGATTTCCGCGGCAAGAAGGTGGTGATCGCCGGCGGCGGCGATTCGGCGGTGGACTGGGCCATCTCGCTGTCCGAGGTGGCGGCCAAGGTCATGGTGGTCCATCGGCGGCCGAAGTTCCGCGCCGCCCCCGAATCCGAGGCGCGTCTCAAGCAACTGGCCGAAACCGGCGCGGTGGAGCTGGTGGTGCCCTACCAGTTGCACGGCCTGGAGGGCGAGAACGGCACGCTGTCGGCGGTGGTGGTCGCCACCCTGGAGGGCGAAACCAAGAGCCTGCCGGCCGATGTGCTGCTGCCGTTCTACGGCCTGTCCAGCGATCTCGGCCCCATCGCCCAGTGGAATCTGGGCATGGACCGCAACCTGATCGCCGTCGACCCGGCCACCGGCGCCACCGATGCGCCCGGCATCTACGCGGCGGGCGACATCTGCACCTATCCCGGCAAGCTGAAGCTGATTCTGTCGGGCTTCGCCGAGGCCGCCCGAGTCGCCCATTCGGCCCACGACGTGGTCCATCCCGGCGAGGCCCTGCATTTCGAGCACTCGACCACCTCGGGCGTACCGAAGGGTTAG
- a CDS encoding DUF2336 domain-containing protein translates to MTGFLKRLFGAGRKGPLDYEQAKELAAHPDSKVRAELAARDDVKAEILYFLAEDADVEVRRQVAANPHAPAQANLRLAADQSDAVRGDLAAKIARVAPGLSAHEQDRLRRMTFESLEMLARDQIPKVRQILSEALQDVAHAPPDVIRRLARDAELVVAGPVLQFSPVLTDEDLLEIIGAGPIPGALACISRRSVVNVKVADAIAATDDVDAIAVLLGNPSAQIREETLDRLADRAADIEAWHRPMIERPQLSARTAQKLARFVAASLLQTLSERRDLDADAIAAVAAVVSRRIGEIEDDAGGAKGEAKRDADEAAALQRARALHAAGQLTETAMDTALSSGDYAFVSAGLAVLSGLPPKAVRKVVYTKSAKGMVAVTWKAGLSAGFGAQLQSKLLRLSPSKILAPTRGDHPLSAAEMEWQLEFFGAGD, encoded by the coding sequence GTGACCGGCTTTCTCAAGCGCTTGTTCGGCGCCGGGCGCAAGGGACCGCTGGACTACGAGCAGGCCAAGGAACTGGCCGCCCATCCCGATTCCAAGGTGCGCGCCGAACTGGCGGCCCGCGATGACGTCAAGGCCGAGATCCTCTACTTCCTGGCCGAGGACGCGGATGTGGAGGTGCGCCGCCAGGTGGCCGCCAATCCCCACGCCCCCGCCCAGGCCAATCTGCGCCTCGCCGCCGATCAGAGCGACGCGGTGCGCGGCGATCTGGCCGCCAAGATTGCCCGGGTGGCCCCCGGCCTGTCCGCCCACGAGCAGGACCGCCTGCGCCGCATGACCTTCGAATCCCTGGAGATGCTGGCCCGCGACCAGATTCCCAAGGTGCGCCAGATTCTGTCCGAGGCGCTGCAGGACGTGGCCCATGCCCCGCCCGACGTGATTCGCCGCCTGGCCCGCGATGCCGAACTGGTGGTGGCCGGGCCGGTGCTGCAATTCTCGCCGGTGCTGACCGACGAGGATCTGCTGGAGATCATCGGTGCCGGTCCCATTCCCGGTGCCCTGGCCTGCATCTCGCGGCGCTCGGTGGTCAACGTCAAGGTGGCCGACGCCATTGCCGCCACCGACGACGTGGACGCCATCGCCGTGCTGCTGGGCAATCCTTCCGCCCAGATCCGGGAAGAGACCCTGGACCGTCTGGCTGACCGCGCCGCCGATATCGAGGCCTGGCACCGTCCCATGATCGAGCGGCCGCAGCTTTCCGCCCGGACGGCGCAGAAACTGGCCCGCTTCGTCGCGGCCAGCCTGCTCCAGACCCTGTCCGAGCGCCGCGACCTGGATGCCGACGCCATCGCCGCCGTGGCCGCGGTGGTGTCGCGCCGCATCGGCGAGATCGAGGACGATGCCGGCGGCGCCAAGGGCGAGGCCAAGCGCGACGCCGACGAGGCCGCCGCCCTCCAGCGGGCCCGCGCCCTGCACGCCGCTGGGCAGTTGACCGAGACCGCCATGGATACCGCCCTGTCGTCGGGGGATTACGCCTTCGTGTCGGCGGGTTTGGCGGTGCTGTCGGGGCTGCCGCCCAAGGCGGTGCGCAAGGTGGTCTACACCAAGAGCGCCAAGGGCATGGTGGCGGTCACCTGGAAAGCCGGCCTGTCCGCCGGCTTCGGCGCCCAGCTTCAGAGCAAGCTGCTGCGCCTGTCGCCCTCCAAGATCCTGGCCCCCACGCGGGGCGACCACCCCCTGTCCGCCGCCGAGATGGAATGGCAGCTGGAGTTCTTCGGGGCGGGGGACTAA
- a CDS encoding sensor domain-containing diguanylate cyclase has translation MLVLGAEGLNAFPGPALLLDHDGSILAANHRAEPLVQAVAQDRLGCLSALLAQPGATSVESLPLVSGGTLILDLVSIPTEGGQTVLFGRDVTLERNLRAALVESRQRYKDLVEISSDFAWETGADGHFVFVSPKGALGFAADELVGRRPADFVLQEESTHGPGPFDAVSPVEDIEVWMRQSDGNPLCLLASSTPIRGDGGEWRGARGVCRDVTQERLRDAALSRANNRERLLSYIVRTIRDEVDPADMLKAAAEATARALGATGCQIFRIQSDDSDFAPSAEYGTFGDARPVLDTFEASDHYDADLGDWRVLASVCRYRHSINGAVLLWREMSRAAWSDDDRLLIDDVANQVGLASEQITNHERMVKLSRTDGLTGLFNRRAFFEEIARRFHRLKREGKPAALIYVDLDNFKAVNDVHGHQTGDEALLAVRDLLLQHTRPIDLVARLGGDEFAIWLEAAEEHIAVKRCQDVLEAAKDLDRFSGSPEKPLGCSLGVAVHGGSYNEALEDLIARADKAMYEVKRSGKGAWRIAPAAEDGGAA, from the coding sequence ATGCTGGTCTTGGGGGCCGAGGGGTTGAACGCCTTTCCCGGCCCCGCATTGCTGCTCGACCATGATGGTTCCATCCTGGCCGCCAATCACCGGGCCGAGCCGCTGGTCCAGGCGGTGGCGCAGGACCGGCTCGGCTGCCTTTCGGCCCTGCTGGCCCAGCCCGGTGCCACCTCGGTGGAGAGTCTGCCGCTGGTCAGCGGCGGCACCCTGATTCTCGATCTGGTGTCCATTCCCACCGAAGGCGGCCAGACCGTGCTGTTCGGCCGCGACGTGACCCTGGAGCGCAACCTGCGGGCCGCCCTGGTGGAATCGCGCCAGCGCTACAAGGACCTGGTGGAGATTTCCAGCGATTTCGCCTGGGAGACCGGCGCCGACGGCCATTTCGTCTTCGTCAGCCCCAAGGGCGCCCTGGGTTTCGCCGCCGACGAACTGGTGGGGCGCCGTCCCGCCGACTTCGTGCTGCAGGAGGAAAGCACCCACGGCCCCGGCCCCTTCGACGCGGTGTCGCCGGTGGAGGACATCGAGGTATGGATGCGCCAGTCCGACGGCAATCCGCTCTGCCTTCTGGCCTCGTCCACGCCCATCCGGGGCGATGGCGGCGAGTGGCGCGGCGCCCGCGGGGTCTGCCGCGACGTGACCCAGGAGCGGCTGCGCGACGCGGCGCTGTCGCGCGCCAACAACCGCGAACGCCTGCTCAGCTACATCGTGCGCACCATCCGCGACGAGGTGGACCCGGCCGACATGCTGAAGGCGGCGGCCGAGGCCACCGCCCGGGCGCTGGGCGCCACCGGCTGCCAGATCTTCCGCATCCAGTCCGACGATTCCGATTTCGCGCCATCGGCCGAATACGGCACCTTCGGCGATGCCCGTCCGGTGCTCGACACCTTCGAGGCCAGCGACCATTACGACGCCGACCTGGGCGACTGGCGGGTGCTGGCCAGCGTCTGCCGCTATCGCCACTCCATCAACGGCGCCGTGCTGCTGTGGCGGGAGATGAGCCGCGCCGCCTGGAGCGACGACGACCGCCTGCTCATCGACGACGTGGCCAACCAGGTGGGTCTGGCTTCCGAGCAGATCACCAACCACGAGCGCATGGTCAAGCTGTCGCGCACCGACGGCCTGACCGGGCTGTTCAACCGCCGCGCCTTCTTCGAGGAGATCGCCCGGCGCTTCCACCGCCTGAAGCGCGAGGGCAAGCCGGCGGCCCTGATCTATGTGGATCTCGACAACTTCAAGGCGGTCAACGACGTCCACGGCCACCAGACCGGCGACGAGGCCCTGCTGGCGGTGCGCGACCTGCTGTTGCAGCACACGCGGCCCATCGATCTGGTGGCGCGCCTGGGCGGCGACGAATTCGCCATCTGGCTGGAAGCCGCCGAGGAGCACATCGCCGTCAAGCGCTGCCAGGACGTGCTGGAGGCGGCCAAGGATCTGGATCGCTTCTCCGGCTCGCCGGAAAAGCCATTGGGATGTTCCCTCGGCGTGGCGGTGCATGGCGGCAGCTACAACGAGGCGCTGGAAGACCTGATCGCCCGCGCCGACAAGGCCATGTACGAGGTCAAGCGCAGCGGCAAGGGTGCTTGGCGCATCGCGCCGGCCGCCGAGGACGGAGGCGCCGCGTGA
- a CDS encoding pyrimidine 5'-nucleotidase has translation MDKDFPDLSRIETWVFDLDNTLYPASSSLFPQIDVRMRRFIADRLHLSLDDAYALQKRYYKEFGTTLRGLMLVHKIEPEAFLSFVHDIDCTVLDAAPRLDAALAALSGRKLIFTNGSERHAENVLARLGLARHFEGIFDIRAARFIPKPQPECYRLMIDRHGVDPHAALMVEDIHRNLRPAADIGMTTLWVKEDGHPDTEVLGQDAGDLSHVHHITDDLAAWLELAARP, from the coding sequence ATGGACAAGGATTTTCCCGACCTGTCGCGTATCGAGACCTGGGTCTTCGACCTGGACAACACGCTGTATCCGGCGTCGTCCAGCCTGTTCCCCCAGATCGACGTGCGCATGCGCCGCTTCATCGCCGACCGCCTGCATCTGTCCCTGGACGATGCCTATGCCCTGCAGAAACGCTATTACAAGGAATTCGGCACCACGTTGCGCGGCCTGATGCTGGTCCACAAGATCGAGCCCGAGGCCTTTCTCAGCTTCGTCCACGACATCGACTGCACGGTGCTGGACGCCGCCCCCCGGCTGGACGCGGCGCTGGCCGCCCTGTCCGGGCGCAAGCTGATCTTCACCAACGGCTCGGAGCGCCACGCCGAGAACGTGCTGGCCCGCCTGGGGCTGGCCCGGCATTTCGAAGGCATCTTCGACATCAGGGCCGCCCGCTTCATCCCCAAGCCGCAGCCGGAATGCTACCGGCTGATGATCGACCGCCATGGGGTCGACCCTCATGCCGCCCTGATGGTCGAGGATATTCACCGCAACCTGCGGCCCGCCGCCGATATCGGCATGACCACCCTGTGGGTCAAGGAGGACGGCCACCCCGATACCGAGGTGCTGGGTCAGGATGCGGGCGACCTGTCGCATGTCCACCACATCACCGACGACCTCGCCGCCTGGCTGGAACTGGCGGCGAGGCCTTAG
- a CDS encoding LysM peptidoglycan-binding domain-containing protein — protein MSIALKYTVQAGDSYWQISANINACAGVSASQIETANPGISASGLLVGQTINIPTPSTGAVALRYVVQPGDSYWQIATNINACAGVTAQDIEGANPGVPAASLQVGMVISIPAAAQPQPEPVPAPNIGYWRRTWGACVPPSGATLGLAFSGWADPASALADSAAALSGLEGVKYITLGGGNDNGRFTAQDLDKINAAITGGQFAAYGGIAYDIENGDSGLASAFQGAFALAKANGFLVLVTVSHTAPYGIGDADTLMAAFFQDANIDFLSPQLYTNGDETANDYQITSGTTVTWAQYAKARAAVIPSIVTASLYPDAQQVLANHGVTTQGYVVWNC, from the coding sequence ATGTCAATTGCTCTTAAATACACGGTTCAGGCGGGTGACTCGTATTGGCAGATCTCCGCCAACATCAATGCGTGTGCCGGCGTCAGCGCCAGCCAGATCGAAACGGCCAATCCCGGGATTTCCGCGTCGGGGCTGCTGGTCGGGCAGACCATCAATATTCCCACCCCGTCCACCGGTGCGGTGGCGTTGCGCTACGTGGTCCAGCCGGGTGATTCCTACTGGCAGATCGCGACCAATATCAACGCCTGCGCCGGCGTGACCGCGCAAGATATCGAAGGCGCCAATCCCGGCGTGCCCGCCGCCAGCCTGCAGGTCGGCATGGTGATCAGCATTCCCGCCGCCGCCCAGCCGCAGCCCGAGCCGGTTCCGGCGCCCAATATCGGCTATTGGCGCCGGACCTGGGGGGCGTGCGTGCCTCCGTCGGGTGCCACCCTGGGACTGGCCTTCAGCGGCTGGGCCGATCCGGCCTCGGCGCTTGCCGACAGCGCGGCGGCCCTGAGCGGGCTGGAGGGCGTCAAATACATCACCCTGGGGGGCGGCAACGACAATGGGCGGTTCACCGCCCAGGATCTGGACAAGATCAACGCGGCCATCACCGGCGGGCAATTCGCCGCCTATGGCGGCATCGCCTACGACATCGAGAATGGCGACAGCGGGCTGGCCTCGGCGTTCCAGGGGGCCTTCGCCCTGGCCAAGGCCAACGGCTTTCTGGTTCTGGTCACGGTCAGCCACACCGCCCCCTACGGCATCGGCGATGCCGACACCCTGATGGCGGCGTTCTTCCAGGACGCCAATATCGACTTCCTGTCGCCGCAGCTCTACACCAACGGCGACGAGACCGCCAACGACTACCAGATCACCTCGGGAACCACGGTGACCTGGGCGCAATACGCCAAGGCCCGGGCCGCGGTCATTCCCAGCATCGTCACCGCCAGCCTGTATCCCGATGCCCAGCAGGTCCTGGCCAACCATGGGGTGACCACCCAGGGCTACGTGGTGTGGAACTGCTGA
- a CDS encoding methyl-accepting chemotaxis protein: MLSNWTVSLKMWLVVGMMSLLAVVIGGVGITGMEALDEQSGEIEKAAARAIIGERTNALILSIVMDSRGIYMAQSPAEVEKFATPLLETIGRFERNIAEWGAMVPPSQQADYAKLKESAAQFAGFRKELVRIGRAEGGPAGREFGDNDVNRKSRQELNKLTQAFADINNKDIAETAANMDRVRSAKLRLSILITVAGIGLIGAMASLIGKRTIAAPIDAMAAAMDKLRQRDYGVHIPGVGLTNEIGRMASSLAVFRDAMVETERLTAEHEAELTERVERGRAMDSLARDFDRTVSGVLEVVSGAATELHATAQGMQTIAEQTQDKATAVAAAAEEASSSVETVATAAEELSASIAEIARQVAQSSTAAQQASDEARQTNTIVQGLAASSTRIGDVVSLINDIAAQTNLLALNATIEAARAGEAGKGFAVVAGEVKALANQTGKATEEISTQVGAVQTATREAVAAIGSIVGRIEEINHIATAISAAVEEQSAATAEIARNVDQASQGTRQVSANVGGVSATAAETDAAAVQVLSAAQSLSREATELKDVVDRFLEGVRTVQG, from the coding sequence ATGCTGTCGAATTGGACCGTCTCTCTGAAGATGTGGCTGGTGGTGGGGATGATGAGCCTGCTGGCCGTGGTGATCGGCGGCGTGGGCATCACCGGCATGGAGGCCCTGGACGAACAGTCCGGCGAGATCGAGAAGGCGGCGGCCCGCGCCATCATCGGCGAGCGCACCAACGCCCTGATCCTTTCCATCGTCATGGATTCGCGCGGCATCTACATGGCGCAATCGCCGGCCGAGGTGGAAAAATTCGCCACCCCCCTGCTGGAGACCATCGGGCGGTTCGAGCGCAATATCGCCGAATGGGGCGCCATGGTGCCGCCGTCGCAGCAGGCCGACTATGCCAAGCTGAAGGAAAGCGCCGCCCAGTTCGCCGGATTCCGCAAGGAGCTGGTCCGCATCGGACGAGCCGAGGGCGGTCCCGCCGGCCGTGAATTCGGCGACAACGACGTCAACCGCAAGTCCCGGCAGGAGCTCAACAAGCTGACCCAGGCGTTCGCCGACATCAACAACAAGGACATTGCCGAGACCGCGGCCAACATGGACCGGGTGCGCAGCGCCAAGCTGCGCCTCAGCATCCTGATCACCGTGGCCGGCATCGGGCTGATCGGCGCCATGGCCTCCCTGATCGGCAAGCGCACCATCGCCGCGCCCATCGATGCCATGGCGGCGGCCATGGACAAGCTGCGGCAGCGCGATTACGGCGTACATATTCCCGGGGTGGGGCTGACCAACGAAATCGGCCGGATGGCCTCGTCCCTGGCGGTGTTCCGCGACGCCATGGTGGAGACCGAGCGCCTGACCGCCGAGCATGAGGCTGAATTGACCGAGCGGGTGGAGCGCGGCCGGGCCATGGATTCCCTGGCGCGGGATTTCGACCGCACGGTTTCGGGCGTCCTTGAGGTGGTGTCGGGGGCGGCGACCGAGTTGCACGCCACCGCCCAGGGCATGCAGACCATCGCCGAGCAGACGCAGGACAAGGCCACGGCCGTGGCGGCGGCGGCCGAGGAGGCCTCCAGCAGCGTCGAGACGGTGGCTACCGCCGCCGAGGAGCTGTCCGCCTCCATCGCCGAGATCGCCCGTCAGGTGGCCCAGTCCAGCACCGCCGCCCAGCAGGCCTCGGACGAGGCCCGCCAGACCAACACCATCGTCCAGGGATTGGCGGCCAGCTCCACCCGCATCGGCGACGTGGTCAGCCTGATCAACGACATCGCCGCCCAGACCAATCTGCTGGCGCTGAACGCCACCATCGAGGCGGCCCGGGCGGGCGAGGCGGGCAAGGGCTTCGCCGTGGTGGCGGGCGAGGTAAAGGCCCTGGCCAACCAGACCGGCAAGGCCACCGAGGAGATCTCGACCCAGGTCGGTGCCGTGCAGACCGCCACCCGGGAGGCGGTGGCCGCCATCGGCAGCATCGTTGGACGGATCGAGGAGATCAACCACATCGCCACCGCCATTTCGGCGGCGGTGGAAGAGCAATCCGCCGCCACCGCCGAAATCGCCCGCAACGTGGATCAGGCCTCCCAGGGCACGAGGCAGGTCTCGGCCAATGTGGGGGGCGTGTCGGCCACCGCCGCCGAGACTGACGCCGCGGCGGTGCAGGTGCTGTCGGCGGCTCAGTCGTTGTCGCGCGAGGCCACCGAGCTTAAGGACGTCGTCGACCGCTTCCTGGAAGGGGTCCGCACCGTTCAAGGCTGA
- a CDS encoding methyl-accepting chemotaxis protein: MGFGIAARFGAALVAMSVGTAATMGWFSNNHAVTLIEQAEQRELMGRFEQLSDAIGGSADQAQAMAALVANLPGIPHLVATGSRDALAAQMVPVFKAMAQPFGIEQFQFHTPPATSFLRAHSPAKFGDDLSAIRQTVVETNATQKPTHGLEYGVAGLGVRGLMPLFDEGRHIGSVEFGLSFGPPFFTEFKKSFGVDVALHVKAKDQFKVFAGTIAQSALEPAEIAAALGGRDIIKAVEDGKGGRTAVLGRAVKDYSGKPLGVAEIAMDASHYAAQLAEARRTMAGLILGAILVSIVLSVLLSRTITRPVLAMSAAMDRIAKRDFAVDIHGLDRNDEIGHMARAVEVVQKEVERTAELEVAQQRNLVELEKGQKSLKDGMQLQLEGIVEAAMQSNEAGVVLARMSGSVRRASEQSQSIASAIEQLVASVGTIAQSSEIAAGEASDAEAAAKEGVSATAAARRAMDGLLEAVSDVGGKIEALSNASDQIAAIIDQIEAIAGQTNLLALNATIEAARAGEAGKGFAVVAGEVKTLANQTAKATVDIRARIEGLVSDMNGARASMERSRGAANDGMAAVGQVTGGLEAIAGRIDGVTRRMHDIAGILSQQNAAATEVSSATGEIASLSEHNLEEIAQVLGAMTEAASVLDRRAEDFAKLGTSETLLQVAKNDHIRFKRSIIDRIMGRNDLTPDRLADHHTCRLGKWYDTLKDDRLTGLGAYGRLLDPHQRVHAHGKRALELHARGETLAAMAEVDLLNQASHEVLTLLEEMAQALRAAA; encoded by the coding sequence ATGGGTTTTGGCATCGCCGCGCGCTTCGGCGCCGCATTGGTCGCCATGTCGGTGGGCACCGCCGCGACCATGGGATGGTTCAGCAACAACCACGCGGTCACGCTGATCGAGCAGGCGGAACAACGGGAGCTGATGGGGCGCTTCGAGCAATTGTCGGACGCCATCGGCGGCTCGGCCGATCAGGCGCAAGCCATGGCCGCCCTGGTGGCCAATCTGCCGGGAATTCCCCATCTGGTGGCCACGGGAAGCCGCGACGCGCTGGCGGCGCAGATGGTGCCGGTGTTCAAGGCCATGGCGCAGCCCTTCGGCATCGAGCAGTTCCAGTTCCACACTCCGCCCGCCACCTCGTTCCTGCGCGCCCACTCTCCGGCCAAGTTCGGCGACGACCTTTCGGCCATTCGCCAGACCGTGGTGGAAACCAATGCCACCCAAAAACCGACCCATGGCCTGGAATATGGCGTGGCCGGACTGGGCGTCCGCGGCCTGATGCCGCTGTTCGACGAGGGCCGGCACATCGGGTCGGTGGAGTTCGGCCTCTCCTTCGGCCCGCCTTTCTTCACGGAATTCAAGAAGTCGTTCGGCGTCGATGTGGCCCTGCATGTCAAGGCCAAGGACCAGTTCAAGGTCTTCGCCGGCACCATCGCCCAGTCGGCGCTGGAGCCCGCCGAGATCGCCGCCGCCCTGGGCGGCCGCGACATCATCAAGGCGGTGGAGGACGGCAAGGGCGGCCGCACCGCCGTACTGGGCCGGGCGGTGAAGGATTACAGCGGCAAGCCGCTGGGCGTAGCCGAGATCGCCATGGACGCCAGCCACTACGCCGCCCAGCTGGCCGAGGCCCGGCGGACCATGGCCGGACTGATTCTTGGCGCCATCCTGGTGTCGATCGTCCTGAGCGTGCTGCTCAGCCGGACCATCACCCGGCCGGTCCTGGCCATGAGCGCCGCCATGGACCGCATCGCCAAGCGGGACTTCGCCGTGGACATCCACGGCCTCGACCGCAACGACGAGATCGGCCACATGGCCCGCGCCGTCGAAGTGGTGCAAAAGGAGGTGGAGCGCACCGCCGAACTGGAAGTGGCGCAGCAGCGCAACCTCGTCGAGCTGGAGAAGGGGCAGAAATCCCTGAAGGACGGCATGCAACTCCAGTTGGAGGGCATCGTCGAAGCCGCCATGCAGAGCAACGAGGCCGGCGTGGTGCTGGCCCGCATGTCGGGGTCGGTGCGCCGCGCCTCCGAGCAAAGCCAGTCCATCGCCAGCGCCATCGAGCAACTTGTGGCGTCGGTGGGCACCATCGCCCAGTCCTCGGAAATCGCTGCGGGGGAGGCCTCGGACGCCGAGGCCGCCGCCAAGGAGGGCGTCTCGGCCACCGCCGCCGCCCGCCGGGCCATGGACGGGTTGCTGGAAGCGGTGTCCGACGTGGGCGGCAAGATCGAGGCCCTGTCCAACGCCTCCGACCAGATCGCCGCCATCATCGACCAGATCGAGGCCATCGCCGGCCAGACCAACCTGCTGGCGCTGAACGCCACCATCGAGGCGGCGCGGGCGGGCGAGGCGGGCAAGGGCTTTGCCGTGGTGGCGGGCGAGGTCAAGACCCTGGCCAACCAGACCGCCAAGGCCACCGTGGACATCCGTGCCCGCATCGAAGGCCTGGTCAGCGACATGAACGGCGCCCGCGCCTCCATGGAACGCTCGCGGGGCGCCGCCAATGACGGCATGGCCGCCGTGGGCCAGGTCACCGGCGGCCTGGAGGCCATCGCCGGGCGCATCGATGGCGTGACGCGGCGCATGCACGACATCGCCGGCATCCTCAGCCAGCAGAACGCCGCCGCCACTGAGGTCTCCTCGGCCACCGGCGAGATCGCCTCGCTGTCCGAGCACAATCTGGAGGAAATCGCCCAGGTCCTGGGCGCCATGACCGAGGCCGCCTCGGTTCTCGACCGCCGGGCTGAGGATTTCGCCAAGCTGGGCACCTCGGAGACCCTGCTGCAGGTGGCCAAGAATGACCATATCCGCTTCAAGCGCTCCATCATCGACCGCATCATGGGCCGCAACGACCTGACTCCGGACAGGCTGGCCGATCACCACACCTGCCGCCTGGGCAAGTGGTACGACACCCTGAAGGACGACCGCCTGACCGGCCTGGGCGCCTATGGCCGCCTGCTCGATCCCCATCAGCGTGTCCACGCCCACGGCAAGCGGGCCTTGGAACTCCACGCCCGGGGCGAGACCCTGGCCGCCATGGCCGAGGTCGATCTGCTCAACCAAGCCTCGCACGAGGTTTTGACCCTGCTGGAGGAAATGGCCCAGGCCCTTCGTGCCGCCGCCTAA